One part of the Mariniblastus fucicola genome encodes these proteins:
- a CDS encoding transglutaminase-like domain-containing protein, whose amino-acid sequence MNNTKTSFFLLLITLILPGLVVAQGPTPEFNPDAVASDDSTIKSRAFRFVYGASLTDLEPGAKVRVWIPMATSNHEQDVDLESVTLPGEFKETKEEKFGNSIIYFEAVANEKGEVPLEVSYRVIRRELTELNREHVPQSNEKWLQASAKVPNDETLRKALIEDSKIGDETIEVARQLYFGVNKRMKYDKPADKPGWGQGDSQFAFEKCYGNCTDFHSLFISAALNLKIPSRFEIGFPIPEERGAGKVGGYHCWAKFLSDNKWVPIDISEADKNPDMEEYYFGNLTADRVTFSVGRDLELQPAPAAGPINYLAYPYAEVDGKPHNKFRKEFRYEDIDTTGT is encoded by the coding sequence ATGAACAACACCAAGACATCTTTTTTCCTTCTGCTGATCACCCTGATTTTGCCTGGACTGGTAGTCGCTCAGGGGCCTACACCGGAATTCAACCCCGACGCGGTTGCTTCGGATGATTCGACGATCAAGTCACGGGCTTTTCGGTTTGTCTACGGCGCGTCGCTGACAGACTTGGAACCGGGGGCCAAGGTTCGGGTCTGGATTCCGATGGCGACCAGCAATCACGAACAGGATGTTGACCTTGAGTCCGTGACTTTGCCTGGCGAGTTCAAGGAGACCAAGGAAGAGAAATTTGGCAACTCGATTATCTATTTCGAGGCCGTCGCCAATGAGAAGGGCGAAGTCCCGTTGGAAGTCAGCTATCGCGTCATCCGCCGCGAACTCACGGAACTCAATCGCGAACACGTTCCGCAAAGCAACGAAAAATGGCTGCAGGCGTCTGCAAAAGTTCCCAACGACGAGACGCTTCGCAAAGCCTTGATTGAAGATTCGAAAATCGGCGACGAAACGATCGAGGTCGCCCGCCAGTTGTACTTCGGCGTCAACAAGCGGATGAAGTATGACAAGCCTGCGGACAAGCCCGGATGGGGGCAGGGCGATTCGCAATTCGCGTTTGAAAAGTGCTACGGAAATTGCACGGACTTTCACAGCCTGTTCATTTCCGCGGCGTTGAATCTGAAGATTCCTTCGCGATTCGAAATCGGGTTTCCAATCCCGGAAGAACGTGGGGCCGGGAAAGTCGGCGGCTATCACTGCTGGGCCAAATTTCTGTCGGACAACAAATGGGTCCCGATTGATATCTCGGAAGCCGACAAGAATCCTGACATGGAAGAGTATTACTTCGGCAACCTGACAGCCGATCGTGTCACTTTTTCGGTTGGTCGCGATCTGGAACTGCAACCTGCTCCTGCTGCCGGACCGATCAACTATCTGGCATATCCTTACGCTGAAGTGGACGGCAAGCCGCACAACAAATTCCGCAAAGAGTTCCGCTACGAGGACATCGACACTACGGGGACGTAG
- a CDS encoding OmpA/MotB family protein, with product MAKAVLFTQVGTVANLRRGEQAVGHSPIADDPIMDDGMTKETTHWNLARQIVSLCAILLMALTGCQPQSRTSGGLFGMGNQSTFNSNSSFNRSSFNNPFGSFANNTGAAATPGAFTPSSPFGQFSPSSGTWQLPNATGSVAANPAGVGQLGQPGMAREYDRISQQIGAYDADNQLLNTEVATLKQKLELANQYNQTLKQQLADTSDRVLQTGNQQKIEQQQFASMKQQIQQLQQRVADQDRLLAQSQQQGPNWQGNGNNPFQNSNFQNNSGTFQNSSFSSTPGSATIRANNGLMQKLNSINIPGGNARMDGDIIRIEFPTDRLFTSGSYRIQAAQLPLLQNIASTIRQSFPKQIVGIEAHWDGTPLSPPGTTDHQLTATQSLAVFDELVRLGLPSRQLFTMAMASNRPRHRQQNVGGVSPNRRIELVIYPESYDGS from the coding sequence TTGGCTAAAGCAGTGCTGTTTACGCAGGTCGGCACGGTTGCTAATCTTCGCCGCGGTGAACAGGCAGTTGGCCATTCACCGATCGCGGACGATCCGATCATGGATGACGGAATGACGAAAGAGACAACTCATTGGAATCTCGCCAGACAGATTGTTTCGCTATGCGCAATTTTGCTGATGGCTTTAACGGGCTGCCAGCCTCAATCGCGAACCAGCGGCGGGCTGTTTGGAATGGGGAACCAGTCGACGTTCAATTCCAATTCGTCCTTCAATCGTTCTTCGTTCAATAATCCATTCGGCAGTTTCGCCAACAACACAGGCGCTGCGGCAACACCGGGAGCTTTCACTCCAAGCTCGCCCTTCGGCCAGTTCTCACCCAGCAGCGGCACATGGCAATTGCCGAACGCGACAGGATCCGTTGCCGCCAACCCCGCCGGAGTCGGTCAACTTGGGCAACCGGGAATGGCTCGTGAGTACGATCGAATTAGCCAGCAAATCGGCGCCTACGACGCGGACAATCAATTGCTCAACACGGAAGTCGCGACGCTGAAACAGAAACTTGAGCTTGCGAATCAGTACAACCAAACTCTAAAGCAACAGCTGGCCGACACTTCTGACCGCGTGCTGCAAACCGGCAACCAGCAAAAGATCGAGCAGCAACAATTCGCCAGCATGAAACAGCAGATACAACAGCTGCAACAACGTGTCGCCGACCAGGATCGATTGCTGGCTCAGAGCCAACAGCAAGGCCCCAACTGGCAGGGCAACGGTAACAACCCGTTCCAGAACAGTAACTTTCAAAACAACTCCGGCACGTTTCAAAATTCAAGCTTCAGTTCGACTCCTGGATCGGCAACGATTCGGGCCAACAATGGCCTGATGCAAAAACTGAACTCGATCAACATCCCCGGCGGCAACGCTCGCATGGACGGGGATATCATTCGCATCGAGTTCCCGACTGACCGCCTTTTCACCAGCGGCAGCTACCGAATCCAGGCGGCTCAACTTCCGTTGCTGCAGAACATCGCCTCGACGATTCGCCAGTCGTTCCCGAAACAGATCGTTGGTATCGAAGCCCACTGGGACGGTACGCCGCTCAGCCCGCCCGGCACGACCGATCATCAGCTGACCGCGACGCAATCGCTTGCCGTGTTCGATGAACTTGTGCGTCTTGGATTGCCGTCCCGCCAACTGTTTACAATGGCGATGGCCAGCAACCGTCCGCGGCACCGACAGCAGAATGT
- a CDS encoding branched-chain amino acid transaminase — MNKSKSIWMNGQLIPWDSANVHVMSHALHYGTSIFEGVRSYKTKDGRAIFRLDAHMKRFCESAKMYRIPLEQTQEELMQGCRDTIADNNLYNAYIRPLTFYGAGSLGVVPSADVPVETIIVAFEWGNYLGEEGMTKGIDVCVSSWSRTTSASIPVLAKAGGHYLNAMLIGGEARRHGYVEGISVTDKGTISEGSAENVFLIRDGVIYTPPLASAILGGITRASVMTLAKTMGLEVVEQALPRELMYTADEMFLTGTAAEVTPVRSVDGIEVGCGSRGPITEKLQSAFFGLFDGSTEDQWGWLDAVPVAVS, encoded by the coding sequence ATGAACAAAAGCAAATCAATCTGGATGAACGGTCAGCTGATCCCCTGGGACAGTGCCAACGTTCACGTCATGTCGCACGCCCTGCATTACGGGACCAGTATTTTCGAAGGTGTGCGAAGCTACAAAACTAAAGACGGACGGGCGATCTTTCGGCTTGACGCGCACATGAAACGCTTCTGCGAATCGGCCAAAATGTATCGCATTCCTTTGGAGCAAACGCAGGAAGAGCTGATGCAAGGGTGCCGGGATACGATCGCCGACAACAATTTGTACAACGCTTACATTCGCCCGTTGACTTTTTATGGTGCGGGTTCTCTGGGTGTCGTCCCCAGCGCGGACGTCCCTGTGGAGACGATCATTGTGGCCTTCGAGTGGGGCAACTATCTGGGCGAAGAAGGAATGACGAAGGGGATCGACGTTTGTGTTTCGTCCTGGAGCCGAACCACGAGTGCTTCGATTCCCGTTTTGGCGAAAGCCGGCGGGCACTATCTCAATGCGATGCTGATCGGTGGCGAAGCCCGTCGTCATGGCTACGTTGAGGGCATTAGCGTGACCGATAAAGGCACGATCAGCGAAGGTTCTGCTGAAAACGTTTTTCTGATCCGTGATGGCGTAATCTACACGCCGCCGTTGGCATCCGCGATTCTTGGCGGGATCACACGTGCCTCGGTGATGACACTGGCCAAAACGATGGGGCTTGAAGTCGTTGAGCAGGCGTTGCCGCGTGAGTTGATGTACACGGCTGACGAAATGTTTCTGACCGGAACGGCCGCAGAAGTGACTCCTGTCCGCAGCGTTGATGGAATCGAGGTCGGCTGCGGAAGTCGAGGACCGATCACGGAGAAGCTCCAATCCGCCTTCTTCGGTTTGTTTGACGGTTCGACCGAAGATCAATGGGGCTGGCTGGACGCCGTTCCCGTTGCTGTTTCGTGA
- a CDS encoding MBL fold metallo-hydrolase yields the protein MLKVQVVPVTEYQQNCSIIFDDKTLTGIVLDPGGEPEKIAGEVERLGVRVEAIWLTHGHLDHAGGAEGLKKLLGVEIVGPHQDDKMLLDNIEMVAANYGLSGMFNASPDRWLSEGDVLSVGEHQFEVLHTPGHAPGHVVFVNRESKLTLMGDVLFQGSIGRTDLPGGDHQKLMNSIAEKILPLGDDMQFINGHSPPSTIGNEKATNPFLQDLG from the coding sequence ATGCTCAAAGTTCAAGTCGTCCCGGTCACTGAATATCAGCAAAACTGTTCGATCATTTTTGATGACAAAACGCTGACCGGAATCGTGCTCGACCCCGGCGGCGAGCCAGAAAAGATTGCGGGCGAAGTTGAGCGACTGGGCGTGAGAGTCGAAGCGATCTGGCTGACGCACGGCCATCTTGATCACGCAGGCGGCGCCGAAGGATTGAAGAAGTTGCTGGGCGTCGAGATCGTGGGTCCTCATCAGGACGACAAAATGTTGTTGGACAATATCGAAATGGTCGCTGCCAACTATGGCTTGAGCGGCATGTTCAACGCGTCGCCAGACCGATGGCTTTCCGAAGGCGACGTGCTTTCGGTTGGCGAACATCAATTCGAAGTGCTGCATACGCCAGGGCACGCACCGGGCCATGTGGTTTTCGTGAACCGCGAATCGAAGCTGACGCTGATGGGCGACGTCCTGTTTCAAGGTTCCATCGGACGGACCGACTTGCCCGGCGGAGACCATCAGAAGCTGATGAACAGCATTGCAGAAAAGATTCTTCCGCTGGGCGACGACATGCAATTTATCAACGGCCACTCGCCGCCGTCGACGATTGGAAATGAGAAAGCCACCAATCCGTTTCTGCAGGATCTCGGCTAG
- a CDS encoding DUF1294 domain-containing protein — translation MQVLYYLIAMLVLSAASFVLYGWDKRQAKNDGWRVPERNLHVLSLLGGWPGALMGQKYFRHKTQKQSFQITYWFTVVANLGMVIVAWFQLL, via the coding sequence ATGCAAGTTCTCTACTACCTGATCGCGATGCTGGTTTTGAGCGCCGCGAGTTTTGTGCTGTACGGTTGGGACAAACGTCAGGCCAAAAACGATGGCTGGCGTGTGCCTGAACGAAACTTGCATGTCCTGTCGTTGCTGGGCGGATGGCCGGGCGCGCTGATGGGACAAAAGTACTTTCGCCACAAAACGCAAAAGCAGTCTTTCCAGATCACGTACTGGTTTACCGTCGTTGCCAACCTTGGCATGGTGATCGTGGCCTGGTTTCAGCTTCTGTGA
- a CDS encoding MOSC domain-containing protein: MKELLDTIPQVGSLDWIGVRPGREEPMNSLQSVEVCLENGLVGDRFAGKAGAKRQVTLIQKEHFSAIESIMGCDEILPETLRRNLLVSGINLQSLKEKKFSIGEVVLLGTGNCPPCSKMEVALGPGGYNAMRGHGGLTASVVTAGKISVGDEVKLLVE; this comes from the coding sequence ATGAAAGAACTGTTGGACACGATTCCCCAAGTCGGATCGCTGGATTGGATCGGGGTTCGCCCGGGTCGCGAAGAACCAATGAATTCGCTGCAGAGCGTGGAAGTTTGCCTCGAAAACGGGCTCGTCGGCGACCGCTTTGCCGGAAAAGCAGGCGCCAAACGACAGGTCACGCTCATTCAAAAAGAACATTTTTCCGCCATCGAGTCGATCATGGGCTGCGATGAAATTTTGCCGGAAACGCTTCGTCGCAACCTGCTGGTTTCCGGGATCAACCTGCAGTCGCTTAAAGAAAAGAAATTTTCGATCGGAGAAGTCGTTCTTCTTGGGACCGGCAATTGCCCGCCGTGTTCAAAAATGGAAGTCGCCCTCGGTCCCGGTGGCTACAATGCGATGCGAGGCCACGGTGGGCTGACGGCGAGCGTCGTGACCGCGGGTAAGATCTCGGTTGGCGACGAAGTCAAACTGCTTGTCGAATAA
- a CDS encoding DUF1499 domain-containing protein, which yields MTAARPSHLGLHGGKLAAVPDSPNCVSSMTDQEPFFMEPIDVTGVDQPLEKLKQKIAAEIPRSELITEDGNYLHFEVKSLVFRFVDDTEFLLDEAEEVIHFRSASRVGYSDMGANRKRVEKIRSAMN from the coding sequence ATGACTGCAGCACGACCTTCGCATCTTGGGCTTCACGGCGGAAAACTCGCGGCAGTACCCGATTCGCCGAATTGCGTTTCGTCGATGACTGATCAGGAACCATTTTTCATGGAGCCGATCGATGTCACTGGTGTTGATCAGCCGTTGGAAAAACTGAAGCAGAAGATTGCGGCCGAAATTCCCCGTTCAGAATTGATCACGGAGGACGGCAACTACCTGCATTTCGAAGTCAAAAGCTTGGTGTTTCGATTCGTCGACGACACTGAGTTTTTGCTGGACGAAGCCGAAGAAGTCATCCACTTTCGCAGCGCGTCGCGGGTTGGATACTCCGACATGGGAGCCAACCGAAAGCGGGTGGAGAAAATTCGCTCGGCGATGAACTAG
- a CDS encoding cyclase family protein — protein sequence MKITFTHQSRTFEVDMSQGHDISRVVRFLNGPEMDPAFVPKASRAPFSSGGFVGAVEKGGSCNVDRLDWIPHCHGTHTETVAHILKYPWQVLSKEQEHSVPVVSDFCPKKFFTAALISVAPVKAIDSNDTYRPNFGDTDRIVSGQGIEKALQAIDVGKVDALILRTDDQLYDFNSGPETPFLSVEAMQAVVKSGVDHLLLDLPSVDRLNDDGHLTSHHIFWNVPEHESVATKDSWLHKTITEMVTIGAELNDGLYLLNLQCSPVVSDAAPSRAVIYPAH from the coding sequence ATGAAGATTACATTCACGCATCAATCCCGTACGTTCGAAGTCGACATGTCGCAGGGCCACGACATTTCGCGCGTTGTTCGTTTCCTCAACGGGCCCGAAATGGACCCGGCGTTCGTCCCCAAAGCCTCACGTGCTCCGTTTTCGTCGGGCGGATTTGTGGGAGCCGTCGAAAAGGGTGGTTCGTGCAATGTGGATCGACTGGACTGGATTCCGCATTGCCACGGAACACATACCGAGACCGTGGCACATATCCTGAAGTACCCCTGGCAGGTGCTTTCGAAAGAGCAGGAACATTCGGTTCCGGTCGTCAGCGATTTTTGCCCAAAGAAATTTTTCACCGCAGCGCTGATTTCAGTCGCGCCCGTCAAAGCGATCGACTCAAACGACACGTATCGGCCGAACTTTGGCGACACGGATCGAATTGTTTCGGGGCAGGGCATCGAGAAAGCTTTGCAGGCAATCGATGTTGGCAAAGTCGACGCCTTGATTCTGCGGACCGATGACCAGCTTTATGATTTCAACAGCGGCCCCGAGACTCCGTTCCTTTCCGTCGAAGCGATGCAAGCGGTTGTGAAGTCGGGCGTCGATCACCTGCTGTTGGACCTTCCTTCGGTCGACCGGCTCAACGACGACGGGCATTTGACGTCACATCACATTTTCTGGAACGTGCCGGAGCATGAGTCGGTGGCGACAAAGGACAGTTGGCTGCACAAGACGATCACGGAGATGGTCACGATCGGCGCGGAACTGAACGACGGGCTGTACTTGCTGAACCTGCAGTGCTCTCCGGTTGTTTCGGACGCAGCACCATCTCGCGCCGTGATCTACCCGGCGCATTGA
- a CDS encoding TMEM43 family protein — MADTFTTTTRTGFFSRIKNAIFGTLMGLVLVPASIGLLSWNEYRTIHRTHGLNEGAGLVQSVADPAVASPSLGGTLIHLNGKADTQERLRDEDFGIEEQAIRLTRKVQMFQWVEDEKTEKRGNKKTKTYTYRQSWVSGRENSASFKRRNGHENPLPKFGKEELEAKRVNLGAYLLNKSLTGSIHSGETIEWTDELIAALPEDILVNASTDGEYLYWSEKGKPSPEVPMLGDQRISFNIVRPTRVSLVSAVNENEPEQLRPYSTTNGEELERLYVGDFSAAEVFDKMQGENTMWAWILRAGGFFASFIGFTMIFGVLSAFTDSIPLVGSMTRGIISFVAFLMAIVLTTLTIAFAWVAVRPLFAIPLIIVGVAAAVMAWRSSRKKSDTPASVYATEAPVVLGAEDVVR, encoded by the coding sequence ATGGCTGACACATTCACCACAACGACACGAACCGGATTTTTTTCGCGAATCAAGAACGCCATCTTTGGCACGCTAATGGGCCTCGTCCTTGTTCCGGCTTCGATCGGATTGCTCTCGTGGAATGAGTACCGCACGATCCATCGGACTCACGGTCTCAATGAGGGCGCCGGACTTGTGCAAAGCGTTGCCGACCCGGCAGTCGCGTCTCCATCTCTCGGCGGAACACTGATTCACCTCAACGGCAAAGCTGACACGCAAGAAAGACTTCGCGACGAAGACTTCGGGATTGAAGAACAGGCGATTCGATTGACTCGCAAAGTGCAAATGTTCCAGTGGGTCGAGGATGAAAAAACTGAGAAACGTGGCAACAAGAAAACGAAGACTTACACTTATCGACAGAGTTGGGTTTCGGGGCGGGAAAACAGCGCAAGCTTCAAGCGTCGCAATGGTCACGAAAACCCGTTGCCGAAGTTTGGGAAAGAAGAACTTGAGGCCAAACGGGTTAACCTTGGAGCCTACCTGCTTAACAAGAGTCTGACGGGCAGCATCCATTCCGGCGAAACGATTGAGTGGACCGACGAGTTGATTGCCGCATTGCCGGAAGACATTCTCGTTAATGCTTCGACAGATGGCGAGTATTTGTATTGGTCCGAAAAAGGCAAACCAAGTCCGGAAGTTCCGATGTTGGGTGACCAGCGAATTTCGTTCAACATTGTTCGACCGACTCGTGTGAGTCTCGTTTCGGCGGTGAACGAAAATGAGCCAGAGCAACTCAGGCCATATTCGACGACCAATGGCGAAGAGCTTGAGCGGCTCTATGTGGGCGACTTCAGTGCGGCCGAAGTGTTTGACAAAATGCAGGGCGAGAACACCATGTGGGCCTGGATTCTGCGTGCCGGCGGATTCTTTGCCAGCTTCATCGGATTCACCATGATCTTTGGTGTGTTGAGTGCGTTTACCGATTCGATTCCGCTGGTTGGATCGATGACTCGCGGCATCATCAGCTTTGTCGCGTTCCTGATGGCAATCGTTTTAACGACTCTCACGATCGCCTTCGCGTGGGTCGCCGTTCGACCGCTGTTCGCGATTCCATTGATCATCGTCGGAGTTGCCGCTGCCGTGATGGCGTGGCGCTCGTCGCGAAAAAAATCGGATACTCCGGCGTCCGTCTACGCAACCGAAGCACCAGTCGTTTTGGGCGCGGAAGACGTCGTGCGATAG
- a CDS encoding YcxB family protein: protein MNFQFEYNEEERKRVDRLNTSRVVGPWMFAVLWCCCFIPTAFCLIWLQMWSVVVAGTVLVLMASFVPAFSRLRGTTRHEFPRSIEVTPVGKREKCGDTTTFVKWNSIDEVIETKHDFLFSRNQRFSLLPKRVVEEARCQSLRDQIAAWRNHPAESTEPIDMYRRLLEPANSQNSQSWQFELTREDLLVAAKSTSIRPIHDPTFSFKDVESVNRTGHWYAVLIFAVIFIVAVVLLFASLPPNRLDWPSMLVFICLNPFVLLFVVGFWIRRQRITGVPRFRPETYRVRLFEGGWAIGNEDLAAFNGWNERSRFYVAPEFIGIRTDLALIHVMPIRGFGNKDGVWQFLDRAIRLKKNWLDRKSNDETDTQITNDVDNGEEPDQPVNPYRSPSVKSR from the coding sequence ATGAATTTTCAATTCGAATACAACGAAGAAGAGCGGAAGCGGGTTGACCGGCTCAACACGTCACGAGTCGTCGGGCCGTGGATGTTTGCCGTTCTCTGGTGCTGCTGTTTTATTCCGACTGCGTTTTGCCTGATCTGGTTGCAAATGTGGTCGGTTGTCGTCGCCGGAACGGTTTTGGTTTTGATGGCCAGTTTCGTACCGGCATTTTCGAGGCTGAGAGGAACGACGCGGCACGAATTTCCTCGTTCGATCGAAGTGACGCCAGTCGGCAAACGCGAAAAGTGTGGCGACACGACGACTTTCGTCAAATGGAATTCAATCGATGAAGTCATCGAGACGAAACATGACTTTCTGTTTTCACGCAACCAGCGATTTTCGTTGCTGCCAAAGCGAGTCGTCGAAGAAGCCCGGTGTCAGTCGCTTCGAGATCAAATTGCGGCGTGGCGCAACCATCCCGCAGAATCGACTGAACCGATTGACATGTATCGACGACTGCTCGAGCCAGCCAACTCGCAGAATTCGCAATCGTGGCAATTCGAACTGACTCGCGAAGATCTGCTCGTCGCCGCGAAGTCCACTTCAATTCGACCGATCCACGACCCCACGTTCAGCTTCAAGGACGTGGAGTCAGTCAATCGAACAGGACATTGGTACGCGGTTTTGATCTTCGCGGTTATTTTTATCGTCGCCGTCGTCTTGTTGTTCGCTTCACTGCCGCCGAACCGGTTGGATTGGCCCTCGATGTTGGTGTTTATCTGCCTTAATCCTTTCGTACTGCTCTTTGTGGTCGGATTCTGGATTCGCCGACAGCGGATCACTGGCGTGCCGCGTTTCCGGCCCGAGACTTATCGAGTGCGCCTGTTCGAAGGTGGTTGGGCGATCGGAAATGAAGATCTGGCTGCATTCAACGGTTGGAACGAGCGATCCAGATTTTATGTGGCGCCCGAATTCATCGGAATCCGCACCGACCTGGCTTTGATTCATGTGATGCCGATCCGGGGGTTCGGCAACAAGGACGGCGTGTGGCAGTTCCTCGATCGGGCCATTCGGTTGAAAAAGAACTGGCTGGATCGTAAATCGAACGACGAAACGGATACCCAAATCACAAATGACGTTGATAATGGAGAAGAACCTGACCAGCCCGTGAACCCGTATCGGTCTCCTTCGGTCAAGTCACGGTGA